CACAACAAATTGACAGGTGTATCAGCGGGTTCTCGAATGAATTGTTCCAGCATCATATCGACACAGATCGCTTATCGATCGACCAGGTTGTAGAGACGATTGGCGCTTTGGCAAATGTGAAGTTATTGCCTGATCATCGCAGCTCAGCTAAGAAGAAACTCGATCGAATCAAAACCAAATTTGCGCATATCCGATTTTTTGGATAACAAGTAGATGGACAGGAGATAGACGGCATGAACACACCAATGGAAACAAATCCGATCTTATTGTCCTTTCCAGACAGATTTGAGACGGAACGGCTTACTATCCGTGCACCGGAGTGGGGTGACGGAGAGCATATCAATGAAGCCATACTTGAAAGTGTAGAGGAGCTTAAACCTTGGCTTCCGTTTGCAAGAAGCATTCCCACGGTGTCTGAATCTGAAGCTTACGTGCGAAAGGCTCATCTGCAGTTTATGGAGCGCAGCGATCTGGTCATGCATCTTCTGGACAAAGAAACGCTACAATTGGTTGGCAGCAGCGGATTGCATCGAATGAATTGGGAGGCCAGAACCTTCGAAATCGGTTATTGGCTCAGAAGCTCCCGAACCGGGCAAGGTCTCATGAAGGAAGCAGTCGATGGCATCACGGAATTTGCTATTCAGCATCTGGGTGCTAATCGAATCGAGATTCGCTGCGATTCCTTAAATGAACGAAGCATTAAGGTTGCGGAAAGCTG
Above is a window of Paenibacillus sp. FSL K6-1330 DNA encoding:
- a CDS encoding GNAT family N-acetyltransferase, with the translated sequence MNTPMETNPILLSFPDRFETERLTIRAPEWGDGEHINEAILESVEELKPWLPFARSIPTVSESEAYVRKAHLQFMERSDLVMHLLDKETLQLVGSSGLHRMNWEARTFEIGYWLRSSRTGQGLMKEAVDGITEFAIQHLGANRIEIRCDSLNERSIKVAESCGFTLEGTLRNVMLRDCGGFSHLKVYSKVRGVEY